In Bacillota bacterium, the following are encoded in one genomic region:
- the gatA gene encoding Asp-tRNA(Asn)/Glu-tRNA(Gln) amidotransferase subunit GatA yields MRRGELRARDLVESCLGRTASLDGVLGCFLTLDGDRALERAALIDEELARARRQSAGVGETGAHPSAPAARPDPSAGGHGILAGIPYACKDNMCTRGVTTTCGSRILEGYVPPYDATVVEQLTGTGAILLGKTNMDEFAMGSSGENSAFFPTRNPHDTTRVPGGSSSGSAAAVAAGLVPFALGSDTGGSVRQPASFCGVVGFKPTYGRVSRYGLVAFASSLDQIGPLTLTVADCALVMEVMAGHDPRDATSAQVPVPQYTAVLGRDVRGLRLGVPREYMGEGIEPGVREAVRAALGALADLGCAVEECSLPHTDYALAVYYLVAPAEASSNLARYDGVRYGLRVEGGDITAMYSRTRRRGFGPEVRRRIMLGTYALSAGYYDAYYLKAQKVRTLVRRDFEQAFARYDLLVAPTSPTVAFRLGERTDDPLSMYMADVCTIPVNLAGIPAISIPCGQSEGLPVGLQIMGPPFAEGLILQAAWAFEQATGGAPWRQEVTP; encoded by the coding sequence ATCCGCAGGGGCGAGCTGCGCGCCCGTGACCTGGTGGAGTCCTGCCTGGGCCGGACTGCCTCCCTGGACGGCGTGCTGGGATGCTTTCTCACCCTGGACGGGGACCGCGCCCTCGAACGCGCCGCCCTTATCGATGAAGAGCTGGCCCGTGCCCGGCGGCAGAGTGCCGGGGTAGGAGAGACGGGAGCGCACCCATCGGCGCCGGCAGCACGTCCTGACCCCAGCGCAGGCGGCCACGGGATCCTGGCGGGGATACCATACGCCTGCAAGGACAACATGTGCACCCGGGGCGTGACGACGACGTGTGGCTCCCGCATCCTGGAGGGATACGTGCCCCCTTACGACGCCACCGTGGTGGAGCAACTGACCGGCACGGGGGCCATCCTGCTGGGCAAGACCAATATGGACGAGTTCGCCATGGGCTCCTCGGGAGAGAACTCCGCTTTCTTCCCCACCCGCAATCCCCACGATACCACCCGGGTGCCGGGGGGTTCGTCCAGCGGCTCGGCGGCGGCAGTGGCGGCCGGTCTGGTGCCCTTCGCCCTGGGGTCCGACACCGGCGGCTCCGTGCGGCAGCCCGCTTCGTTCTGCGGGGTGGTGGGGTTCAAGCCCACCTACGGCAGGGTGTCGCGGTACGGTCTGGTCGCCTTCGCCTCTTCCCTGGATCAGATCGGACCCCTCACCCTCACGGTGGCCGACTGTGCCCTGGTGATGGAAGTGATGGCCGGCCACGACCCCCGCGATGCCACTTCGGCTCAGGTCCCGGTGCCCCAGTACACGGCGGTGCTGGGACGGGACGTGCGCGGGCTGCGGCTGGGGGTACCCCGGGAGTACATGGGAGAGGGTATCGAGCCCGGGGTGAGGGAGGCCGTGCGGGCGGCCCTGGGGGCGCTGGCCGATCTGGGGTGCGCCGTGGAGGAGTGCTCCCTCCCTCATACCGACTACGCCCTGGCAGTGTACTACCTGGTGGCTCCGGCCGAAGCGTCTTCCAACCTGGCCCGCTACGACGGGGTGCGCTATGGGCTGCGGGTGGAGGGTGGCGACATCACCGCCATGTACTCCCGCACCCGGCGTCGCGGGTTCGGGCCGGAGGTGCGCCGGCGCATCATGCTGGGCACTTACGCACTCTCCGCGGGCTACTATGATGCGTACTACCTGAAGGCCCAGAAGGTGAGGACCCTGGTCAGGCGGGACTTCGAGCAGGCCTTTGCGCGTTACGATTTGCTGGTCGCCCCCACCTCGCCCACAGTGGCCTTCCGCCTGGGGGAGCGGACGGATGACCCCCTCAGCATGTATATGGCTGACGTGTGTACCATCCCCGTCAACCTGGCCGGTATCCCCGCCATATCCATCCCCTGCGGCCAGAGCGAGGGTTTGCCGGTAGGCCTGCAGATCATGGGGCCGCCCTTCGCGGAAGGCCTCATCCTGCAGGCGGCGTGGGCCTTTGAGCAGGCCACCGGCGGAGCCCCCTGGCGCCAGGAGGTCACCCCATGA
- the gatC gene encoding Asp-tRNA(Asn)/Glu-tRNA(Gln) amidotransferase subunit GatC: MREVEHVAWLARLELTDEEKQVLAGQLGRILEYMEKLKEVDTEGIPPTFHALEGMASPLRQDQPAPGLDPEGALAGAPDRVDDLFRVPRTGEGEEEGA; encoded by the coding sequence ATGCGAGAGGTGGAGCATGTGGCCTGGCTGGCCCGGCTGGAACTGACGGACGAGGAGAAGCAGGTCCTGGCCGGGCAGCTGGGTCGCATCCTGGAGTACATGGAGAAGCTGAAGGAGGTCGATACCGAGGGCATCCCTCCCACCTTCCATGCCCTGGAGGGGATGGCCAGCCCTCTGCGGCAAGATCAGCCCGCCCCCGGTCTGGACCCGGAAGGAGCGCTGGCGGGCGCCCCGGACCGGGTTGACGACCTCTTCCGGGTGCCCCGCACGGGCGAAGGGGAGGAGGAGGGGGCGTGA
- a CDS encoding D-2-hydroxyacid dehydrogenase — translation MEQLKILALSRLSDEGVAAIEAVAPGIRVLRAPTREEAEALVEEADVIYGTRLSAGAAARARQLKWVHAPAAGVDRLLTPELVSGPVAVTCSRGLHAHSLSEHAFALMLALARRLPEFWEDRRDRRWQRREGRVLAGGALLVVGLGAVGTEVARKGLAFGMRVLAVRRTAHPGGGGPADAAPGLKEVGGPDSLLRLLGRADWVVLCVPLTTETREMIGRRELEAMKPTAHLINVARGEVVDEPALVSALKEGRIAGAGLDVFAAEPLPPESELWGLPNVVITPHMGGSMEDYEERALGIFLDNLRRFLAGEPLRNVVDKGRGY, via the coding sequence GTGGAGCAGTTGAAGATCCTGGCCTTGAGCCGGCTGAGCGATGAGGGCGTGGCGGCCATCGAGGCGGTGGCGCCCGGGATCAGGGTGCTCCGTGCGCCCACGAGGGAAGAGGCGGAAGCCCTGGTCGAAGAAGCTGACGTGATCTACGGGACCCGTCTGAGCGCTGGTGCCGCCGCCCGGGCCCGGCAGCTGAAGTGGGTTCATGCCCCGGCCGCGGGGGTGGACAGGCTGCTCACCCCGGAACTGGTGTCCGGGCCGGTGGCGGTGACCTGCTCCCGGGGGTTACACGCCCATTCCCTGTCCGAGCATGCCTTCGCCCTCATGCTCGCCCTGGCCCGCCGGCTGCCCGAGTTCTGGGAGGACCGGCGGGACCGCCGCTGGCAAAGGCGGGAGGGCCGGGTCCTGGCCGGGGGCGCGCTGCTGGTGGTGGGCCTGGGGGCGGTCGGGACCGAGGTGGCCAGAAAAGGTCTGGCCTTCGGCATGCGGGTGCTGGCCGTGAGGCGTACAGCTCATCCCGGAGGCGGTGGCCCGGCGGACGCGGCACCGGGGCTGAAGGAGGTGGGGGGACCGGACTCGCTGCTCCGGCTGCTGGGCCGGGCCGACTGGGTGGTGCTCTGCGTTCCCCTCACGACCGAGACCCGGGAGATGATAGGCAGGCGGGAGCTGGAGGCGATGAAGCCCACCGCCCACCTCATCAATGTGGCCCGGGGAGAGGTGGTGGACGAACCGGCGCTGGTGTCCGCCCTGAAAGAGGGACGCATTGCGGGGGCCGGGCTGGACGTGTTCGCCGCCGAACCGCTGCCCCCCGAGAGCGAGCTGTGGGGGCTGCCCAACGTGGTCATTACGCCCCACATGGGCGGCAGCATGGAAGACTACGAGGAGCGGGCCCTGGGCATATTCCTCGATAACCTGCGCCGTTTTCTGGCGGGGGAGCCCCTGCGCAATGTGGTGGACAAGGGGCGGGGATACTGA
- a CDS encoding FAD-dependent oxidoreductase produces the protein MRHVIVGNGAAGYTAASTIRLLDPQAQVTVVTDEPHPFYSRVLTSYFIAGRVSEEDVFLARAGEYHARGITLLAGRKAVAAGRDGEEGWVELEGGTALAWDRLLLATGSEPVRLDAPGADLAGVFNLRTLADARAILARARPGETALVVGGGMIGFKATEGLLGLGMRVVMAVSSPRVLSQALDEEAGHLVGEMLARHGVTVLTGVDVAGLARAGDGLVAYLSDGRPVPCALVVVGKGVRPRLELARRLGLEINRGVLCDEHMAASSPGVFAAGDVAEVYDPSRGEPRVNALWPNAVAQGRVAGANMVRGPCECFWGGIGRNVLCLGETGIASGGVVSPRGNGYREVKVRGPGFYRKLVLQGDRPVGAIFVGDLAWSGVVMAAIQSGQPASDLAEAFRTGRLYPAYVRQHAFYYRRR, from the coding sequence GTGCGCCACGTCATCGTCGGGAACGGGGCGGCCGGTTACACGGCTGCCTCCACCATCCGGTTACTTGACCCCCAGGCGCAGGTGACCGTGGTGACCGACGAGCCCCATCCCTTCTATTCCCGGGTATTGACCTCTTATTTCATCGCGGGCCGCGTCTCAGAGGAAGATGTCTTCCTGGCCCGGGCCGGCGAGTACCACGCCCGGGGCATCACCCTCCTTGCCGGTCGGAAGGCAGTGGCCGCCGGGCGCGACGGTGAGGAGGGGTGGGTGGAACTGGAGGGCGGTACTGCGCTGGCGTGGGATCGGCTGCTCCTGGCCACCGGTTCCGAACCCGTGCGACTCGATGCTCCCGGTGCCGACCTGGCCGGGGTGTTCAACCTGCGCACCCTGGCGGACGCCCGGGCCATTCTGGCTCGGGCCCGGCCGGGGGAAACCGCCCTGGTGGTGGGCGGGGGCATGATCGGCTTCAAGGCCACCGAAGGCCTGCTCGGCCTCGGGATGCGGGTTGTCATGGCCGTGTCTTCCCCGCGCGTGCTCTCGCAGGCTCTCGATGAGGAGGCGGGTCACCTGGTGGGGGAGATGCTGGCCCGCCACGGGGTCACTGTCCTCACCGGAGTGGACGTGGCGGGCCTTGCGCGGGCGGGAGATGGTCTGGTGGCCTACCTTTCCGACGGGCGACCTGTTCCCTGCGCCCTGGTGGTGGTCGGCAAGGGCGTCAGGCCGCGGCTCGAGCTGGCCCGTCGCCTGGGTCTGGAGATCAACCGCGGCGTCCTCTGCGACGAGCACATGGCCGCTTCCTCCCCGGGGGTGTTCGCGGCTGGGGATGTGGCCGAGGTATACGATCCGTCCCGCGGGGAGCCGCGCGTCAATGCCCTCTGGCCCAATGCGGTGGCCCAGGGGCGGGTAGCGGGGGCCAACATGGTAAGAGGGCCGTGCGAGTGCTTCTGGGGAGGAATAGGGCGGAACGTACTGTGCCTGGGTGAGACCGGCATCGCCAGCGGAGGTGTGGTGAGCCCTCGGGGCAACGGCTACCGGGAGGTGAAGGTGCGGGGTCCCGGCTTCTACCGCAAGCTGGTCCTGCAGGGAGACCGGCCGGTGGGCGCCATTTTCGTGGGCGACCTGGCCTGGTCCGGGGTGGTCATGGCGGCCATCCAGTCGGGTCAGCCTGCCTCCGATCTGGCCGAGGCCTTTCGCACCGGCCGGCTCTACCCGGCCTACGTACGCCAGCACGCGTTCTATTACCGCCGACGTTAG
- a CDS encoding MoaD family protein: MPVVRVRLYASLRDYAPGGSERGAFTLELPPGSTLADLYARLGMPPQEVKQAFVNGRREQPGLILREGDEIGIFPPIAGGGVAVPAVQVQVFATFREVTGTPRLTVEASSVREVLSFLVNRFGEPLARRLLTPAGEVQEAVAVLVNGRNVRFLQGADTPLRAGDTVTIIPPVAGGDRGGGGGGRRYSCATSSSGTGRPVTRLPPPSGYLTPRRR, translated from the coding sequence ATGCCCGTCGTACGAGTGCGGCTGTACGCCTCGCTAAGGGATTACGCCCCGGGAGGCAGCGAGCGCGGAGCCTTTACCCTGGAGCTTCCGCCGGGCAGCACCCTTGCTGACCTTTACGCCCGCCTGGGAATGCCGCCCCAGGAAGTCAAGCAGGCGTTCGTGAACGGCAGGCGGGAACAGCCCGGCCTGATCCTGCGCGAGGGAGATGAGATCGGGATCTTTCCCCCCATTGCCGGGGGAGGGGTGGCCGTACCGGCCGTCCAGGTGCAGGTCTTCGCCACCTTCAGGGAAGTGACGGGCACCCCCCGCCTCACCGTGGAGGCCTCTTCGGTGCGGGAGGTGCTGTCCTTCCTGGTGAACAGGTTCGGGGAGCCCCTGGCCCGCCGCCTGCTCACGCCGGCGGGCGAGGTGCAGGAGGCCGTCGCTGTCCTGGTGAACGGACGTAACGTGCGGTTCCTGCAGGGCGCGGATACCCCCCTGCGGGCCGGGGACACGGTGACCATCATCCCGCCCGTTGCCGGCGGTGACCGCGGCGGGGGCGGAGGCGGGAGGCGATACTCGTGCGCCACGTCATCGTCGGGAACGGGGCGGCCGGTTACACGGCTGCCTCCACCATCCGGTTACTTGACCCCCAGGCGCAGGTGA